The Hydrogenimonas thermophila genomic interval ATCCTTGGATTGAAGATAAAGAGACACTCCAACTTCTTGGATTTGAAGGTAGTCAGGATCAAACTTGTCTATTGGCACAAAGTAAACGCATCTATGTTGGTGCTGACTCCATTGATCATGATGACATTAGAAGTGCTTATGCTGCTGCTATAAAAGCTTTACGAAACACAAAAGTAGAACATGTAAAAACAGCTCTCTATCTTGGAGGAAATTTGATACAAAACCTTCAAGCTATGGTAGAGGGCATAATTTTAGGAGATTATGAGTTTGACACTTATAAGACAGAAAAAGCAAAACATCCTATTAAAAATGTAACAATAGCAGCTGAAGATTTTAATGGGAAAGAGATAGATATTGAACAAGCTAAAAAAGCTGTTGAAGATGCAATAACAGTAGCAAAAGCAACAAACTTTACTCGTGAAATCATCAATACTCCACCAGATGATATGACTCCTGTAAAATTAGCTGAAATAGCAACTACTTTAGCAGAAACAAATGGACTAGAGTGTACAGTCCTTGATGAAAAGGGTCTTGAAGAAGAAAAAATGGGTGCATTTTTAGCCGTCAGCCGTGCAAGTGCACATCCTCCAAGACTCATTCATTTAACATATAAACCTAAAGATGCAAAATATAAGATAGCTCTTGTAGGCAAAGGGCTTACTTATGACAGTGGCGGACTAAGTTTAAAACCATCTGATTATATGGTAACAATGAAGTCTGACAAATCAGGAGCTTGTGCTGTTCTTGGTATTATGAAAGCAGTAAGTGAATTAGGGCTTCCAGTTGAAGTTCATGGGATCATAGGTGCTACTGAAAATATGATAGGTGGAAATGCATATAAGCCTGATGATATTTTAAAAGCTAAAAATGGAAAAACTATTGAGATCCGTAATACTGATGCTGAAGGTCGTTTGGTACTTGCAGATTGTCTCTGCTATGCACAAGAGAAGGTAACTCCAGACTATCTATTTGACTTTGCAACACTAACTGGAGCTTGTGTAGTTGCACTTGGTGAATACACTACAGGCATAATGGGACACGACAGCAGACTTAAACACAGTTTTTCAAGAGCAGCAGCTAAAGCAGGAGAGCTTACAGGGACTCTTCCATTTAACCGTTATCTTAAAAAACTGCTAAAAAGCAGTGTAGCAGATGTCTGTAACATAAGCAGTTCAAGATATGGCGGAGCAATTACCGCTGCACTATTTTTAGATCACTTCATTGAAGAAGAGTATAAAGACAAATGGTTGCATCTTGATATAGCAGGTCCTGCTTTTGTAGAAAAAGAGTGGGGTTACAACCCAGCTGGAGCAAGCGGTGCAGGTGTTAGAATGACAATTAAATGGTTTGAGCAAATCATTAAAGAAGAGTGTACTGTAGTCTCATAAATTTTGTCTGTCATTGGGCATATTAATTGTCCAATGACTATTGTAATATTTTAATTATGCCACTTTCTCTTTTGAGCTCTCCAACATTCCCTCTATGCTAAGATGATAATCAAGCTCCTCCCATTCAATACCAGTTCCCATACAAATAAATTTATAGTTTTTGAGTTGTGATATTGTTGCCTCTTGTAATGGCTTATACCATTTCATAGGAGTAGAGATAATACGTTCATCTTCAAGTTTAACATGAAGATACTCATCATCAAAATGTAACTCTTTTGCTTTAATTAAACCATTCATTCCACTTCCTTTCAAAATCTTCTCTATGAACTGCTACTATTTTAAGTGCCTGTTTTATCTCTTTAGGCTTGAGATAGTTTTGT includes:
- a CDS encoding DUF2442 domain-containing protein, with amino-acid sequence MNGLIKAKELHFDDEYLHVKLEDERIISTPMKWYKPLQEATISQLKNYKFICMGTGIEWEELDYHLSIEGMLESSKEKVA
- a CDS encoding leucyl aminopeptidase: MKIEIVPQLRSEINADLEIICVVKKDLDHPWIEDKETLQLLGFEGSQDQTCLLAQSKRIYVGADSIDHDDIRSAYAAAIKALRNTKVEHVKTALYLGGNLIQNLQAMVEGIILGDYEFDTYKTEKAKHPIKNVTIAAEDFNGKEIDIEQAKKAVEDAITVAKATNFTREIINTPPDDMTPVKLAEIATTLAETNGLECTVLDEKGLEEEKMGAFLAVSRASAHPPRLIHLTYKPKDAKYKIALVGKGLTYDSGGLSLKPSDYMVTMKSDKSGACAVLGIMKAVSELGLPVEVHGIIGATENMIGGNAYKPDDILKAKNGKTIEIRNTDAEGRLVLADCLCYAQEKVTPDYLFDFATLTGACVVALGEYTTGIMGHDSRLKHSFSRAAAKAGELTGTLPFNRYLKKLLKSSVADVCNISSSRYGGAITAALFLDHFIEEEYKDKWLHLDIAGPAFVEKEWGYNPAGASGAGVRMTIKWFEQIIKEECTVVS